The DNA window GGATCGCCGAACGGCTCGATGCCGACCATTTCCGGACCACACTACTGACCGATCCGGCCGCCACCGCCACCCTCGACACCATCAATCCCGGTGCGACAGTTGACGATTTCGATATGTTGATACTGCTCGGCCAGGGCGCGTTCGGGCGGGTCTTCCTGGCCCGGCAGCGCTCGATGCAGCGGCTCGTCGCGGTCAAGATCTCCCACGATCGCGGCAGTGAAGGCCAGACGCTGGCCCAACTCGACCACGAGCACATCGTGCGAGTCTTCGATCAACGCCATATCACCGACCAGCATCTGAAACTGATGTACATGCAGTACGTGCCCGGCGGCACCCTGCTCGGCGTGCTCCGGTTACTACGCCGAACCGGCGTCGAGGGCAAAACCGGCCGACTACTGCTCGACGCCGTCGACGAGGCCGCCGCCAGCGGCGGGGTACTCGAACCGCAACCGTCCGGCACCCGTGCCGAACTCGCGCGCCTCACGTGGCCGGAAACCGTTGCGTGGCTCGGCAGTCGGCTCGCCTCGGCATTGGACTACGCCAACCGCGCCGGCGTCCTGCACCGCGATATCAAACCCGCCAACGTACTGCTCACCGTCGACGGCCAACCCAAGCTCGCCGACTTCAACATCAGCTTCAGCCGCCACATCCCGGGTGCCAGCCCCGCCGCCTACTTCGGCGGCTCGCTGGCGTACATGTCCCCCGAACAGCTAGAGGCCTGCCACCCGACGATGACCACCACCGCCGCGGACCTCGACACCCGCAGTGACCTCTACGCACTCGCGGTCGTGCTGTGGGAACTGCTCACCGGACGACTCCCCTTCGACGACGAACGCAGCGCCGGTGAATCGGATACCTCCGTCGAGCGCATGATCGAACTGCGCCGCCAACCCATCCCTGCCAGCTTCGCCGAAGAGATACCGCAGGACTGCCCATCCGTACTACAGCACACCCTGCTCACCTGCCTATCCCCCGATCCCGCCGACCGCTTCGCGACCGGCGCCGAACTGGCCAACCAGCTCGACCTGACGCTCGACCGCACCGCCCGCGACCTCGTCGATCCACCGTCGCGCAGCATCCGCGCCAAGCTCAAGATGCGTCCGATGCCGGTAGTGACGCTGTCCAGCGCGCTCGGGCAGCTCCTCGGCGGCCTGTATCTCTGGGCGCACAACACTCGGCTCCTCGATGATGTGCTCACCTCGGACGCGAGCACCCGACTCCAACATCTCGCGACCCTCATCGGCGCGATCGGCTACCCGATCGGCATTCTCGCGCTGCTGTATTGGTGCCGCCTGGTGTTCCTGGTCCCCGACGGACTGCGGCGCGGCAAACAATTCGACGACCAGACATTGGCGCATGCGCGCGCCGACACCCTCGCCTGTGGCGACCGCATCGCCGTGGTCGCCTTCACCGGCTGGGCGTTATCCCTGGTCATCTTCCTGGCCCAGCTGCACTACACCGCGGACCTGTCCGCGGGATTCACGATCAATCTGATCGCGTCCCATCTCGTCGCGGCCGCAGTCGCCGTCGTGTACTCCTACTTCCCCGTCACGTTCTTCGTCCTGCGCTGGTACTACCCGGGTCTGCTCGGCTCCGCGCCCGGCACCCCCGATGAGGCGGTCCGGTTGCGGCAGCTGGCTCGACGCAGTCGGATCTATCTCGGCATCGCCGCATCGGTGCCGCTGATCGGGGTCGTGGGCGGGCTGGTCTATCTCGATGCCGCCGAGCAGCAGACGGTGATCACGCCCATCGTTATCCTGTGCGTCGTCAGCCTTTTCGCGTTCGTCGGCGCGCTGCGCGTCTTCTACGCACTGGAATCCGACCTGCACGCCCTGGACCGCATCGTGAATCCGCGCTCCCGGCGCTCCCGATAGCCGCATGCAAAGACTTCACCAAGGACCTCAGTAGATTTCGTGACTACTCTCGAAGCTGTTTGGAATGCCACGGTCTCGGGGGGCGCCATGAAAGAGCAGAGGACACAGGTCTATGGATCGGTAGTGGAGTTCGTCGAGAACTACCTATCCCTGGTCTACCGGCGCAAAGTGGCCGACGACGGCCTGGCCTGGTGCCCCGAATGGTGGCGGCACGCCGAGGCCGTCGTCCGCCTGGACGCGCTCTGGCGATCCTGGGAGCTCTACCGGCGCAACGGCGATCTGGGACTTTCACTCTGGTTCCTCGACCACGCCGACAGCCATATGAGCGTGCTCTTCGATCCGAAGGGACCGTTCGCCAGATGTTCCATGCACAACGGGCACACCGACCACGTCTGGCCACTCGCGGTGCAATCCCCTCCACCCGATACGTTTTCACCATCGGGTTAGTGGCGTTTGTTTGAAATAGCTTGTGGTCAACTAACCTTCATGCGGTGCTAGGACATTCACATGCGACCAGTGGCGCTTTCGCCTGGTCGGTAGCGGCGGCGACGCTGCCCATTTCGGCGTTGGTCTATCCGGTATTACCAAGTGGTGACGCGCATCTCGGCGCGGTCGAGGTATTACTCGGGACATTTCTGACTGCCGGAGCCGCGCTCTTACCCGACGCGGACCACCCGAACGGCACGATCGCGCATGTGCTCGGTCCGATCTCCTATCACCTGTGCCGATTGATCTCCTGGATATCCGGCGGGCATCGGCACGCCACACATTCGTTCGCCTTCGTCATCGCCGTCGCGTTCGGGACTTGGGCGGGCGAGCATTGGCTCGGACGATATTTCACGCTCGGACTGGTCTTCTTCTTGCTCGCACTGGCGGTCAAGGCACTGCACCTGTGCCCCTCCGGGGACGGGATCGCGGCGTGGGGCACGGTCGTCATCCTCGCGGTCGCGGGCACGTTCGCGATGGATCACTGGATCACCGATAAACCGGCATGGCTGCCGTTCGCTGTCGGACTCGGCGCGCTGGCACACCTCTTCGGTGATTGCCTCACCGATAAAGGCTGCCGACTGTTCTGGCCGTTCTCGCTGCGTACCAGCGTGCCGGTGATCGAGCGCACCGGGAACAAGGTCGAAACCTGGGTGCTTTCGCCCCTGTTCACCTTGGCGACGCTCGCGCTGCTGTGGCACGTGTTCACCGTCAATCCATGACGTGCGGGGAGCAGGGCGACCTGCTCCCCCGAACCAGTGGAGAACGGGACGGCGATCGCACCGGCCCGGGTGTCCGGAGCCAGCCCACCGAGCAAGATCGCGTGTAGTGCGGCATCCAACAATGCCGCCTCACGGTGCACCTCGAGGTGTCTTTGCGGGTTTTTGAAGTGGTCGCAAGTTTGGCATGTGAACGAGACGGACAATTCATGCATAAATTCGTATATCCCGATAATCCAATGGATCAATTCAGCCTCCAGAATGATCCTCCCTACCAGGGCCGAAAATCTCCGAGATACCGATAGCTACGCCGATCGACTCCGCGTACCAGGACCACTCCCCACCCGCGGCAAGCTCACTGACGTGGAGACTCCCCTCCCCCTGGAAATCACACCGAACCTCCACGCCCGACTGCACCTGGCGCACAAACGAACTCGTGCGCATCGACGGATCGGCCGCACGCATGGACGCCGCCCTCAGCACCGACGTCTGCCGCGTGATCCATGACCGGCCGGGCACCTTCCTGATCAGACATCCTCCCCGTCCTATGCGGCGGCCGGCGGAGCCGGGCGGCTTTGCAGCCTTGCAATATCGGCGCATTCATGCGTAGATGCGCATATCTACGTATGGACATGTTCATTTTCGCTGCGCGGATCAGGCAGGTTGCCCCTCGGCGCAGAGCTACGCTGAGCCATGGTCGTTGGATCGACAATGCAGCCGCAGCGCTGGACACCGCCCGCTGCCCCACCTCGCGCGCACGAGACACACAGCGCCCCACGTCTCCCCCCGGTTACCCGGCTGGAACTCCCCGGCAAGGGCCCGGAAGATATCGTGCTCACCGAAGACGGCCGGGTAGTCGTCGGCGTCGACGACGGTTCGATCTACAGCATCGACCCCGCCGACGGCGCGGTCCGGCGGCTGGCGAACACCGGCGGCCGACCGCTGGGCCTGCATGCCGATGCCTACGGCTCGATTCTGATCTGCGACTTCGCCCACGGTCTGTTGCGCCTGGACAGCGCGGGCACAATCGATGTGCTGGTCGACGAGGTCGACGGTGAACCGCTTCCCTTCGCCAGCAATGTGGTTCGCGCCGACGACGGCACCATCTACTTCTCCGCCTCCTCCCGCCGCTATCCCCTCGACCAGTACATGGGCGACCTTATGGAACATTCCGGCACCGGTCGGCTGTTCCGCCTCGATCCGTCGGGCAAGCTCGAAACCCTCATCGACGGACTGCAATTCGCCAATGGCGTGGTCCTCTCCCCCGACGGCTCCTGCGTCCTCGTCGCCGAAACCGGCGGCTACCGCGTAACCCGCTATTGGCTCACCGGCCCCAAGGCGGGCACTCACGACCGCCTGATCGAGAACCTCCCCGGCTTTCCGGACAATATGGCACTCGGCAGCGACGGCCTGGTGTGGATCACCCTGCCGGCACCGCGAAACCCGTTGCTGGACCGCCTACTCCCCCTCCCCGGCATCCTGCGCCGCATCGTCTGGGCGTTGCCGGAGTGGGTACAGCCGAAGCCACCGCGCACCGTCTGGGTGCTCGCTGTCGACTTCGACGGAAAGATCGTGCACGACCTCCAGACCGAGGGCACCGACTTCTCGATGGTCACTGGCGTCGTCGAACGCAACGGCACTCTCTACCTCGGCAGCCTCACCGAATCCGCGGTCGCCGTCAGCCACATTCCGTCTTAGGACCAGCCTCGCCCGCCGAGGCGATGCGCACCTTCGACCCGCACGCCATCTATTGACCTTCCTCGCGAACCGGACACGGTGCCCGAGAACAGCTTCCGCCGACACGCGGGTGTCAGTGAACAGTTGTACACTGAGTTCATGAATGAGCCCGTGCGGCAACGACAGGCGGAGATTCAGGCGCTCGCGCGATTGGCGGGCGATGAGCTCGGGGGTGCGATCGATGGGATCGCCGCGATTCATCGCGCCGTCTCGGACCGGGTGTTCGCGGCGGTGCGGTTGGGCGTCGGGCCGGCGGCGCAGCCGGTCAAGGTGGTGCACGACACGATTGCCGATGGGGTGTATCGACTGGTCGGCGGTACCGCGGTCGCGGCAGGGGCCTTGGCCGAGCGGGCCGTGGATCTGCCAGGGATACCGGTACCGTCGCGCACGGTGTACGGGTCCGGATTCCTCGCGGCGCTGCAGGGGTTGATCGGTGACAGTCTCGAAGACGAGTGGCCGATTCTGGCCGGGCCGATGACGTTTCGGGTGAACGGCGAACCGGTCGCGCCGGGTTGGGTCGGCGATGCGGTGTCGAACCCGCGCTCGCGGATCGTGGTCTTCCTGCATGGCCTGGTGGAGACCGAGCACGCGTGGCGGCTCGGCGGCACGCCCAGCTATGCCGAACGGCTCGAAGACGATCTCGACTGCACGACGCTGATGGTCCGGTACAACAGTGGGCTGCATATTTCGGAGAACGCGCGCCTGTTGAACGGGATGCTGCAGCGTCTGGTCGAGAACTGGCCGATCGAGGTCGAGCAGATCGCACTCGTCGGTCACTCGATGGGCGGGCTGATCGCGCGCGGCGCCTGCTATGACGCCGATCGGGCCGACCTGCCGTGGGTGCGCCGGGTTCGGCATATCGTCTGCCTCGGGTCACCGCATTTGGGCGCGCCGCTGGAGCAGCTCGTCCACTATGCGTCCGCCGCCCTCATGCGGATGCCGGAAACTCGCCCGTTCGGACGTTTGTTGCGCCGTCGCAGCGCGGGCATCCGCGATCTGCGGCATGGGTCGCTCGTCGACGAGGATTGGTCCGACATGGACGCGGATACCTTGCGCCGCAGAGCCATTCGTGAGGTTCCGCTGCTCGACTGCGCCGACCACTACTTCGTCACCGCGACCGTCACCCGCAGCCCCCGCCACCCGCTGGGCCGCATCATCGGCGACGGCCTTGTCCTGCCCGCCAGCGGCTCCGGCCGAAACCGCGCTCGCCGCATCGGTTTCGACGATGCCAACGGCCTGCACATCCCCGGAGCCAACCACCTCACCCTCCTCAACCACGGCGCCGTCCACGAAGCGCTGGCCCACTGGTTGGCCGACGATACACAGCAGGAGTCCGTCCGCTGCGGTTGACAACCCCGCCGAGCGATTTCGGCGACGCCATCTGTCGGCCATGGAGCCAACCGCACCAACGACGGAGGCGTTCTGACCGCCGGACATGTCGACGGTCCAGGCAAACCGGGCAACGCGTCCGCAGGCGCTTCAGCCACGCCGGGCGGCGGGGCGAGTGTGGTACCCGATCGCCTTCGTCGATGCGGAGTTCGACACCGTCCGGTCGCGCCCACGGCTGATGCAGCTAGGTGGGCATAGATTTCGCCTCGGCGCGGTCTGCGACTACCTCGCAGACCCAGTGAATGCCTCACATGGTCTGCGAGGCGCTCACCAGGTCTGCGCTGTAATGACGCGTCCGCGGTATACGGGTCCGGTCAGAAGAGTTGGTCGGGGTGGGTGTCGGCTTCGCCTCGGACGTCGGCGGCGAATCGGGCTTCGATCTCCGTGTCGGTGCCGTCGGTGTGGACCGCGTAGAGCAGCAGGCAGCCGCGGATGCCGTCGAGGAGGTCTTCCAAGAGGTCGAGGGCGGGGCGGGTGGGGTCGAGGCGGCTGATGCGGAATTCATCAAGGAGGGCGGCGCGGGTGGCACTGTCGAGGTCGAATTTGCGGGCCTGCTCTTCGATTTCGGCGACCCTGGCCACCACGGCCCACGGTGCGGGCACATGTCCTTCGGAGACGGCCATGGCCTCGGCGATGAGATCCACAACGACCTCGATCGGGGTCTCGCCGCCGGCGAGACGCTCCAGTACCAGGGTCGGGGTTTCGACCTGCAGGGCCTCGATGTCGTCGGCCTCGACGACCACGTCGGCGGCTGACACACCCGCGAGTTCGCCCGCGACCTCGGCGGCGGCGTAGAGCCAGTGCGCGGCCGCGACGGAGGCCGATGCGGGATCGAGTTCGGTGAACAGTTCGACGGTGCCGAGTGGGTCGGCGCGCAGCAGTTCGTCGGCGGCCTGCACCTGGGCCGGTGAGACATCGGGGCGGGACAGTTCGACCGCTTGGCGCGCGCGGCCGGACAGGTCGCCGAGTTCGGCGGATTCGATGGCGGCCTGTTCGGTGCGGACCTCGTTGGCGATGGTGTCGCGCAGTATGACGTCGTCGATGGCGTGCAGGGTGCGGCCGACGCGGTGGGCGGATTCGACCACGCCGCTGTAGGAGACGATCAGGCCGTGGTCGGTCGGCAGGTTGGGGGTGCGGATTCCGACCTCGACCTCCTTGAAGTTGCGGCGCTCTTCCGCGCGTCGCCATGCTTCGCTGTTGGGGACGTCGGGATCGCCTGCCGCACTTGCCGGGTGGGTATAGGTGCGCCACTGGAAACGGGACAGGGTGGTCAGATTCGACGCCAAACTCGTTGCCTGGTCGTGGTCTATCGGTGGCAGCTCGGCCACCGTCGCCGCCAGATCGCCGCGTCCGGTCGCCCAGATGGCGACCAGTGCGTTGCGGTCGGCGTCGAATGCGTATCGGGTCACGCACGCCAGTCTTGTCGATCGGCGGCCGTTGCGCGCGCCGATCGATCGCTTCGATATCCGGTCTTCGGCGTTTCGTCATGGCACGCAGGGCAATGAGTACCTGCGAGGATGGACGTATGACTCTCGATCACGGTGATCCGGGCGACGCCCCTTCGATTCCACAGCCGACCGCGCCGGTGGTGAACCCCGCGCGACCCTCCGCTGCCGAGGAGGCCAGAACCGTTGCGGCGGCGACGAATATCGCGACATTGGCGAGTTTGAGCGAGGACGGCGGCCCGTGGGCGTCGTTCGTCACCTATGGGCTGCTGGACGGGCAGCCGGTGCTGTGCGTATCGCGGATGGCCGAGCACGGGCGCAATCTCGCGGCGGATCCGCGGGCCAGCCTATCGGTGGTGTCGCCGGAGATGCCTGCCGATCCGTTGGCCGGATCGCGGATCACGCTGGCCGGTGTGGTGGAGCGTCCGGTCGGGGATGAGGCGCTTGCCGCGCGCGAGGCGCATCTGGCGGCGGTACCCGCGGCGAAGTACTACGTGGATTACAGCGATTTCGCGCTGTGGGTGTTGCGGGTGCGGCGGATTCGTTGGGTCGGCGGGTACGGGCGGATGGATTCGGCCAGCGCCGAGCAGTATCTGGCGGCCGCGGCGGATCCGGTCATTCCGGTGGCGGGGCGGGCGATCACCCATCTCAACGACGATCACGCGGATGCGCTGTTGTCGATGGCGCAGGTGTTGGGCGGGTATCCGGACGCCACCGAGGCGAGTTGTGAGCGAGCGGACCGTTACGGGCTGGACCTGCGGGTCGTGACGCCGAGCGGGGTGGCGCGGACGCGGGTCGGGTACGCGACGCCGATCGATTCCGCGAGCGAATTACGCGCGGCGACCGTCGAATTGACGCGCCGTTCTCGCGAGGGCTGATACGCCGACGTGCCGCATATGTTCACAGACCAGGAGACGGTGAGTCGACGCGGTTCAGACTTGGTACAGCTCCAACGGCAGATCGTCCGGGTCGAAGAAGAACGCCATGGGCTTTCCGGTCACTTCATCGACGCGAAGTTCTTCGGTGCGCACGCCCTTGGCCGATAGTTCGGCCAGGGTCGCCGCGACGTCGCGCACGGCGAAGGCGAGGTGACGTAATCCGGTAGCCTCGGGCCAACTGCTGCGGGCGGGTGGTTCGGGGAAGGAGAACAGTTCGATGCGGCTCCCGCCAGGAAGGGCCAGATCGAGCTTGTACGAGCGTCGCTCGGCGCGGTATTGCTCGGCGATCACCGCGAGACCGAGTGTTTCGGTGTAGAACCGCTTGGCCCGCGGATAGTCGGAGGCGATGATCGCAACGTGATGAATCCCTAAGCACTCCACGCAGCGACGTTAGCCCACGCAGCGGCCCATGCATCCGTCCACCACGTGGGTGTGGGGCGGTGACGAACGCCGATCTGGTGGAATACGTCGACGCATATCGAGATCCCGCAGCGAATGACCATCATGCGACCTCGAACACGCTCCTCGGACGATCGAACTCGGACAGCCGAAGTCCTCACGCGCCACCGGGGGTCGCCTCGCGCACCGGCACGGTGAGCATGGCGACGATCATGTCGATGATCTCGGCGGCGTCACCGTCCGGGTCGGCGGTGCGTGCGCCCGCCTCCAGCGCGCGTTCGTAGTCGGCGATGAGGGCGAACATCACCGTCGCCATGGTTTCCAGGCGTTGGCGGCGTCGTCGGGGCGGGAGTTGCGGGA is part of the Nocardia sp. NBC_00565 genome and encodes:
- the gloA2 gene encoding SMU1112c/YaeR family gloxylase I-like metalloprotein, encoding MECLGIHHVAIIASDYPRAKRFYTETLGLAVIAEQYRAERRSYKLDLALPGGSRIELFSFPEPPARSSWPEATGLRHLAFAVRDVAATLAELSAKGVRTEELRVDEVTGKPMAFFFDPDDLPLELYQV
- a CDS encoding serine/threonine-protein kinase; translated protein: MNTQLGAVPPENGGDRVTATRAVLAQAVAAFTGAWDAASEPPELAAHLPAEGALRRSALIELIKVDLQHRSIRKQASKRLDDYRAEFPELDSAPLPPDLIYEEISARRQLDQDLDLTEYEQRYSLQMARIAERLDADHFRTTLLTDPAATATLDTINPGATVDDFDMLILLGQGAFGRVFLARQRSMQRLVAVKISHDRGSEGQTLAQLDHEHIVRVFDQRHITDQHLKLMYMQYVPGGTLLGVLRLLRRTGVEGKTGRLLLDAVDEAAASGGVLEPQPSGTRAELARLTWPETVAWLGSRLASALDYANRAGVLHRDIKPANVLLTVDGQPKLADFNISFSRHIPGASPAAYFGGSLAYMSPEQLEACHPTMTTTAADLDTRSDLYALAVVLWELLTGRLPFDDERSAGESDTSVERMIELRRQPIPASFAEEIPQDCPSVLQHTLLTCLSPDPADRFATGAELANQLDLTLDRTARDLVDPPSRSIRAKLKMRPMPVVTLSSALGQLLGGLYLWAHNTRLLDDVLTSDASTRLQHLATLIGAIGYPIGILALLYWCRLVFLVPDGLRRGKQFDDQTLAHARADTLACGDRIAVVAFTGWALSLVIFLAQLHYTADLSAGFTINLIASHLVAAAVAVVYSYFPVTFFVLRWYYPGLLGSAPGTPDEAVRLRQLARRSRIYLGIAASVPLIGVVGGLVYLDAAEQQTVITPIVILCVVSLFAFVGALRVFYALESDLHALDRIVNPRSRRSR
- a CDS encoding metal-dependent hydrolase, yielding MLGHSHATSGAFAWSVAAATLPISALVYPVLPSGDAHLGAVEVLLGTFLTAGAALLPDADHPNGTIAHVLGPISYHLCRLISWISGGHRHATHSFAFVIAVAFGTWAGEHWLGRYFTLGLVFFLLALAVKALHLCPSGDGIAAWGTVVILAVAGTFAMDHWITDKPAWLPFAVGLGALAHLFGDCLTDKGCRLFWPFSLRTSVPVIERTGNKVETWVLSPLFTLATLALLWHVFTVNP
- a CDS encoding DUF4913 domain-containing protein; amino-acid sequence: MKEQRTQVYGSVVEFVENYLSLVYRRKVADDGLAWCPEWWRHAEAVVRLDALWRSWELYRRNGDLGLSLWFLDHADSHMSVLFDPKGPFARCSMHNGHTDHVWPLAVQSPPPDTFSPSG
- a CDS encoding HugZ family pyridoxamine 5'-phosphate oxidase, which translates into the protein MTLDHGDPGDAPSIPQPTAPVVNPARPSAAEEARTVAAATNIATLASLSEDGGPWASFVTYGLLDGQPVLCVSRMAEHGRNLAADPRASLSVVSPEMPADPLAGSRITLAGVVERPVGDEALAAREAHLAAVPAAKYYVDYSDFALWVLRVRRIRWVGGYGRMDSASAEQYLAAAADPVIPVAGRAITHLNDDHADALLSMAQVLGGYPDATEASCERADRYGLDLRVVTPSGVARTRVGYATPIDSASELRAATVELTRRSREG
- a CDS encoding lipase family alpha/beta hydrolase — encoded protein: MNEPVRQRQAEIQALARLAGDELGGAIDGIAAIHRAVSDRVFAAVRLGVGPAAQPVKVVHDTIADGVYRLVGGTAVAAGALAERAVDLPGIPVPSRTVYGSGFLAALQGLIGDSLEDEWPILAGPMTFRVNGEPVAPGWVGDAVSNPRSRIVVFLHGLVETEHAWRLGGTPSYAERLEDDLDCTTLMVRYNSGLHISENARLLNGMLQRLVENWPIEVEQIALVGHSMGGLIARGACYDADRADLPWVRRVRHIVCLGSPHLGAPLEQLVHYASAALMRMPETRPFGRLLRRRSAGIRDLRHGSLVDEDWSDMDADTLRRRAIREVPLLDCADHYFVTATVTRSPRHPLGRIIGDGLVLPASGSGRNRARRIGFDDANGLHIPGANHLTLLNHGAVHEALAHWLADDTQQESVRCG
- a CDS encoding SMP-30/gluconolactonase/LRE family protein, with the translated sequence MQPQRWTPPAAPPRAHETHSAPRLPPVTRLELPGKGPEDIVLTEDGRVVVGVDDGSIYSIDPADGAVRRLANTGGRPLGLHADAYGSILICDFAHGLLRLDSAGTIDVLVDEVDGEPLPFASNVVRADDGTIYFSASSRRYPLDQYMGDLMEHSGTGRLFRLDPSGKLETLIDGLQFANGVVLSPDGSCVLVAETGGYRVTRYWLTGPKAGTHDRLIENLPGFPDNMALGSDGLVWITLPAPRNPLLDRLLPLPGILRRIVWALPEWVQPKPPRTVWVLAVDFDGKIVHDLQTEGTDFSMVTGVVERNGTLYLGSLTESAVAVSHIPS